Proteins from one Candidatus Methylomirabilis sp. genomic window:
- a CDS encoding ABC transporter permease, protein MGLLPFAVRRALQLIPVLLGLTLIVFALQAVALGDPVRAAMGQRGDPEAIARIRADYGLDAPLWVQYGRYLGRLLRGDLGRSFRQQVPVADLIVERLPATVRLAVAAMGLAALLGVAAGVASAVTHGRMLDAAIMTVALLGISTPVFWLGMILILLFAVTLGWFPISGYGDGDWRHLVLPALALGALHVGYIARMTRGSLLEVLREDYLRTARAKGLREGVVLLKHGLRNASLPILTLMGIGIGDLLVGAPLTETVFAWPGLGRLLVTAVANRDLPVVLGATLLFALIYVAANFLVDCCYVLADPRIRLAGERR, encoded by the coding sequence ATGGGGCTCCTTCCCTTCGCCGTCCGCCGGGCGCTCCAGCTCATCCCGGTCCTCCTGGGCCTCACGCTCATCGTCTTCGCCCTGCAGGCTGTTGCGTTGGGGGATCCGGTGCGGGCCGCCATGGGGCAGCGGGGGGACCCCGAGGCGATCGCCCGCATCCGGGCCGACTACGGCCTGGACGCCCCCCTCTGGGTCCAGTACGGACGGTACCTCGGCCGGCTCCTCCGAGGGGACCTGGGGCGCTCTTTTCGCCAGCAGGTGCCCGTGGCTGACCTGATCGTCGAGCGCCTCCCGGCCACCGTGCGCCTGGCGGTCGCCGCCATGGGCCTCGCCGCACTGCTGGGAGTGGCGGCCGGGGTCGCCTCCGCCGTCACGCACGGCCGGATGCTGGACGCCGCCATCATGACCGTGGCCCTCCTGGGGATCTCCACCCCGGTCTTCTGGCTCGGCATGATTCTCATCCTCCTCTTTGCCGTGACGCTCGGTTGGTTCCCGATTTCGGGGTACGGGGACGGAGACTGGCGCCACCTGGTCCTGCCCGCCCTCGCCCTCGGGGCGCTGCACGTCGGCTACATCGCCCGGATGACCCGCGGGAGCCTCCTCGAGGTCCTCCGGGAGGATTACCTCCGGACCGCCCGGGCCAAAGGGCTCCGGGAAGGGGTGGTTCTCCTCAAGCACGGGCTGCGCAATGCGAGCCTCCCCATCCTCACCCTCATGGGCATCGGGATCGGAGACCTGCTGGTGGGCGCACCCCTGACCGAGACCGTCTTCGCCTGGCCGGGCCTCGGCCGCCTGCTGGTGACGGCGGTGGCGAACCGCGACCTCCCCGTGGTCCTGGGGGCCACCCTCCTCTTCGCCCTCATCTATGTGGCGGCGAACTTTCTGGTCGATTGCTGTTACGTGCTGGCGGATCCCCGCATCCGGCTGGCGGGGGAGAGGCGGTGA
- a CDS encoding ABC transporter permease, whose amino-acid sequence MRREGRGGLLQHRGALAGSILVLGVLAAALLAPVLAPYDPARVPSDLASRSLRPPGREHWLGTDLLGRDLLSRILHGSRVSLLVGFAVALLTGAVGTAVGLLAGFYAGKIDAVFMRVTDAVMAFPTLVLAIAAVAVLDRPGLVAIILVLTAVQWTTVARLIRGAVLTLREREFVAAAHALGARDLRILARHLLPNCLAPLLVSTTFGVASNILAEAGLSFLGLGVQPPAVSWGSLLSEGAVYLTVKPWLVIFPGLAITLTVLGCNLTGDGLRDLLEPRLSR is encoded by the coding sequence GTGAGGCGGGAGGGGAGGGGAGGGCTGCTGCAGCACCGGGGGGCGCTGGCCGGCAGCATCCTGGTCCTCGGGGTCCTGGCGGCCGCCCTGCTGGCACCGGTCCTCGCCCCCTACGATCCGGCCCGCGTGCCGAGCGACCTGGCCAGCCGAAGCCTCCGTCCCCCGGGGCGGGAGCACTGGCTGGGCACCGATCTCCTCGGGCGGGACCTGCTCAGCCGGATCCTGCACGGGTCCCGGGTCTCGCTCCTGGTGGGGTTCGCGGTGGCGCTCCTCACCGGTGCGGTGGGGACGGCAGTCGGCTTGCTCGCCGGGTTTTACGCTGGTAAGATAGACGCCGTTTTCATGCGGGTCACCGATGCGGTGATGGCTTTCCCCACGCTGGTCCTGGCGATCGCGGCCGTAGCGGTCCTGGACCGGCCGGGACTGGTCGCGATCATCCTGGTCCTCACGGCCGTCCAGTGGACGACGGTGGCTCGCTTGATCCGGGGAGCGGTGCTGACCCTTCGGGAGCGGGAGTTCGTGGCGGCGGCCCACGCGCTCGGGGCGCGCGATCTCCGGATTCTGGCGCGGCACCTCCTCCCGAACTGCCTCGCCCCCCTGTTGGTTTCGACCACCTTCGGGGTGGCCAGCAACATCCTGGCTGAGGCGGGGCTCTCCTTCCTGGGGCTGGGAGTCCAGCCCCCCGCGGTGAGCTGGGGCTCCCTCCTTTCTGAAGGAGCGGTCTACCTTACCGTAAAACCCTGGCTGGTGATTTTCCCCGGCCTGGCGATCACCCTGACCGTTCTCGGGTGCAATCTCACCGGCGATGGCCTCCGGGACCTCCTGGAGCCGCGCCTGAGCCGCTAA
- a CDS encoding ABC transporter ATP-binding protein, protein MGPAGSNSDLLRIENLQTYFFTDAGIVRAVDGVSLRIAPGETLGVVGESGCGKTVTALSILRLVPDPPGRIVGGRIIFEGTELLGLDSERMRKMRGSAISMIFQEPMTSLNPVFTVGDQIAEGVRLHQGLSRRAAWDRAVEMLRLVQIPDPDRRAREYPHQLSGGMRQRVMIAMALACGPRLLIADEPTTALDVTIQAQILELLVRLKEELGMAVMLITHDLGVIADTAQRVVVMYAGRVVEEAPVRDLFANPRHPYTQGLLASIPTLEKGAGGRKRLQAIPGLVPSLLELPRGCRFSDRCPLAVPECRTGEPELRAVSPEHRARCIFA, encoded by the coding sequence ATGGGACCCGCTGGCAGCAACAGCGACCTCCTGCGCATCGAGAACCTCCAGACCTATTTCTTCACCGATGCGGGCATCGTGCGGGCGGTGGACGGGGTCTCCCTGCGGATCGCGCCGGGGGAGACGCTCGGGGTGGTGGGAGAGTCGGGGTGCGGGAAGACCGTGACGGCCCTCTCCATCCTCCGGTTGGTGCCGGATCCCCCGGGGCGGATCGTGGGGGGCCGGATCATCTTCGAGGGAACGGAGCTCCTCGGGCTGGACTCCGAGCGGATGCGGAAGATGCGGGGGAGCGCCATCTCCATGATCTTCCAGGAGCCCATGACGTCCCTGAACCCGGTCTTCACGGTAGGGGACCAGATCGCCGAGGGGGTCCGGCTCCACCAGGGGCTCTCCCGCCGGGCGGCCTGGGACCGCGCGGTGGAGATGCTCCGGCTGGTGCAGATTCCCGACCCGGACCGCCGCGCGCGGGAGTACCCGCACCAGCTTTCGGGGGGGATGCGCCAGCGGGTCATGATCGCCATGGCCCTCGCGTGCGGGCCGCGGCTCCTCATCGCCGATGAGCCCACGACCGCCCTGGACGTCACCATCCAGGCGCAGATCCTCGAGCTCCTCGTCCGGCTGAAGGAGGAACTGGGGATGGCGGTCATGCTGATCACCCACGACCTGGGGGTCATCGCCGACACGGCCCAGCGCGTCGTCGTGATGTACGCCGGGCGGGTGGTGGAGGAGGCGCCCGTCCGGGACCTCTTCGCGAACCCGAGACACCCCTACACCCAGGGGCTCCTCGCCTCGATCCCGACGCTGGAGAAGGGAGCGGGGGGCCGCAAGCGCCTGCAGGCGATCCCCGGGCTGGTCCCGAGCCTCCTCGAACTCCCGCGCGGGTGCCGGTTCAGCGACCGATGCCCGCTGGCGGTCCCCGAGTGCCGGACGGGGGAGCCGGAGCTCCGGGCCGTCAGCCCAGAGCACCGTGCCCGCTGCATCTTCGCCTGA
- a CDS encoding dipeptide ABC transporter ATP-binding protein yields MDAPLLAVTDLKKYFRVRRGLLWGQAGLVRAVDGVSFSLRKGETLGLVGESGCGKSTTGRCILRLLDPTAGKVVFDGVSVFDASREEMRRLRRQMQIIFQDPYSSLNPRMSVEQIVGEGMVIHRLARGAERRDRIADLLRKVGLSPDHMKRYPHEFSGGQRQRIGIARALAVSPSLIIADEPISALDVSIQAQVLNLLQDLQEEFGLTYLFIAHDLRVVEHISDHVAVMYLGQIVELAESRELYRNPLHPYTQALLSAIPIPDPTVKRERILLAGDPPSPLHPPSGCRFHTRCPKRFEPCDRQEPVLREVQRGHWVSCHLY; encoded by the coding sequence ATGGACGCGCCGCTCCTCGCCGTCACCGACCTGAAGAAGTACTTCCGAGTCCGCCGGGGCCTCCTCTGGGGGCAGGCCGGCCTCGTGCGGGCGGTGGACGGGGTCTCCTTCAGCCTCCGGAAGGGCGAGACGCTCGGGTTGGTGGGCGAGTCGGGCTGCGGCAAGTCCACGACCGGCCGCTGCATCCTGCGCCTCCTGGACCCGACGGCGGGGAAGGTGGTCTTCGACGGCGTCTCCGTCTTCGACGCTAGTCGGGAGGAGATGCGGCGCCTCCGCCGCCAGATGCAGATCATTTTCCAGGACCCGTACTCCTCGCTGAACCCGCGCATGTCGGTGGAGCAGATCGTGGGGGAGGGGATGGTCATCCACCGGCTGGCGCGGGGGGCGGAGCGGCGGGACCGGATCGCGGACCTCCTGCGCAAGGTGGGCCTGAGTCCCGACCACATGAAGCGGTATCCCCACGAGTTCTCCGGCGGCCAGCGCCAGCGGATCGGGATCGCCCGGGCGCTGGCGGTGAGCCCCTCCCTCATCATCGCCGATGAGCCCATCTCGGCCCTGGACGTTTCCATCCAGGCCCAGGTCCTGAACCTCCTCCAGGACCTCCAGGAGGAATTCGGTCTCACCTACCTCTTCATCGCGCACGACCTGCGCGTCGTGGAGCACATCAGCGACCACGTTGCCGTCATGTACCTGGGCCAGATCGTGGAGCTGGCCGAGAGCCGGGAGCTGTACCGGAACCCGCTCCACCCGTACACGCAGGCGCTCCTGTCGGCGATCCCGATCCCCGATCCGACGGTCAAGCGGGAGCGGATTCTCCTCGCGGGGGACCCTCCGAGCCCCCTCCACCCCCCCAGCGGGTGCCGTTTCCATACCCGCTGTCCCAAGCGGTTCGAGCCCTGCGACCGGCAAGAGCCGGTCCTCCGGGAGGTGCAGCGAGGCCACTGGGTCTCCTGCCACCTGTACTGA
- the miaB gene encoding tRNA (N6-isopentenyl adenosine(37)-C2)-methylthiotransferase MiaB — MPTFHIVTFGCQANEADSERMAGALLAAGYREAPSAEEADLILLNTCSIREKAEQKVYSLLGRYQALKRERPHVKIGLTGCLGQLTGAALQRRFPSLDLVLGTGQMLKVPALLLERPGLPVSLRPTEPMPTYVGTPPPLRQSRVSAFVNIMEGCNYFCTFCVVPYTRGRERSRPVADVLAEVEDLLREGYQEVTLLGQTVNAYGKTLQPRTTFAALLRQIDALAGGHLRIRFTSPHPREVTPDLYAAMAECRGVCEHLHLPVQSGSDRVLARMRRLYTRTQYLEVVRCLREAVPDVAVSTDLIVGFPGETEEDHRQTLELLQGVQYDSLFAFCYSPRPHTPAGEYPDQLPEPVKRERLAEVFALQAGIALEKNRARIGRVEEVLVERGPSEKEGSLASGRTRQNKWVHFAAECPDVRTKISTDITEAYTYYLKGKHHQGLLSVSPWKDRDSWRKGDGKNAENS; from the coding sequence ATGCCGACGTTTCACATCGTCACGTTCGGATGCCAGGCCAACGAGGCGGACTCGGAGCGGATGGCCGGGGCGCTCCTCGCCGCCGGGTACCGGGAGGCGCCCTCGGCCGAGGAGGCGGACCTCATCCTCCTGAACACGTGCAGCATCCGGGAAAAGGCAGAGCAGAAGGTCTACAGCCTCCTGGGCAGGTATCAGGCCCTCAAGCGCGAGCGCCCCCACGTGAAGATCGGGCTCACAGGATGCCTCGGGCAGCTCACGGGGGCGGCCCTCCAGCGCCGCTTCCCGAGCCTTGACCTCGTTCTGGGGACGGGGCAGATGCTGAAGGTGCCGGCGCTCCTCCTGGAGCGGCCCGGCCTCCCGGTCAGCCTGCGGCCGACCGAGCCCATGCCCACCTACGTGGGAACGCCCCCGCCCCTGCGGCAGAGCCGGGTCAGCGCGTTCGTGAACATCATGGAGGGGTGCAATTACTTCTGCACCTTTTGCGTGGTCCCCTACACCCGGGGGCGGGAGCGGAGCCGTCCGGTCGCGGATGTCCTGGCGGAGGTGGAGGACCTCCTGCGAGAGGGCTACCAGGAAGTGACCCTGCTCGGGCAGACCGTGAACGCCTACGGGAAGACGCTCCAGCCCCGGACCACCTTCGCTGCGCTCCTCCGGCAGATCGACGCGCTCGCCGGGGGGCACCTACGGATCCGGTTCACGTCTCCGCACCCGCGGGAAGTGACCCCCGACCTCTACGCGGCCATGGCCGAGTGCCGGGGGGTCTGCGAGCACCTGCACCTGCCCGTTCAGTCGGGCTCGGACCGCGTCCTCGCGCGGATGCGGCGGCTCTACACCAGGACCCAGTACCTGGAGGTGGTCCGGTGCCTCCGGGAGGCGGTTCCCGACGTGGCGGTGAGCACCGACCTGATCGTCGGCTTCCCCGGGGAGACGGAGGAGGACCACCGTCAGACGCTCGAGCTCCTGCAGGGAGTCCAGTACGACAGCCTGTTCGCCTTCTGCTACTCCCCCCGTCCCCATACGCCGGCGGGGGAGTACCCGGACCAGCTCCCGGAGCCGGTCAAGCGGGAGCGGCTCGCCGAGGTTTTTGCCCTCCAGGCGGGAATCGCCCTGGAGAAGAACCGGGCGCGCATCGGGCGAGTCGAGGAGGTCCTCGTGGAGCGGGGGCCGAGCGAAAAGGAGGGAAGCCTGGCGTCGGGCCGGACCCGACAGAACAAGTGGGTCCACTTTGCCGCGGAGTGTCCCGATGTGAGAACAAAGATAAGTACAGATATTACAGAGGCTTACACCTATTACCTTAAGGGGAAGCATCACCAAGGGCTGCTGTCGGTAAGTCCTTGGAAAGACAGGGATTCCTGGCGCAAAGGTGACGGGAAAAATGCGGAAAACTCTTGA